The Oxalobacteraceae bacterium OTU3CINTB1 genome includes a window with the following:
- a CDS encoding extracellular solute-binding protein — MRRGLLAAMMFTTALPVLAGPVQIKLWRHDTGDAEMASGRAAVERFNRSQQKWKVVVESIPQGSYTESITAASLVGQLPCIIAMDQPTVPNFAWAGHVRALDALLPADAVAKLLEGGRGTYKGQLYSVGQFDVALALFSRRSQLGALGVRVATMEQPYTAAEFHDVLAKVKKSGRYRFPLDLNGRFKGEWYSYAFSPWLQSAGTDLIDRDGYVRVDGVLNSDAAVAVGRYYGRLFKDKLVERIPADDKAFEQGRSLFHYTGSWKAREYSEQFGDDLVVMPPPDFGHGPKIGAASWQWGITRSCRQPDGAAAFLAHLISPAEIAAASRDTGLVPVSAEGAALTEHYRPGGDWRIYFEFAKRYAVSRPASPAYPAMSSAFEKAMADIRSGKDATEAFDEAVEAMEHNISRNNGYGFAARKTGGGL; from the coding sequence ATGAGGCGCGGGTTGTTGGCGGCGATGATGTTCACGACGGCGCTGCCGGTGCTGGCCGGGCCGGTGCAAATCAAGCTGTGGCGCCACGATACCGGCGACGCCGAGATGGCATCGGGCAGGGCGGCCGTGGAGCGCTTTAATCGTTCGCAGCAAAAGTGGAAGGTGGTTGTGGAGTCGATACCCCAAGGTTCGTACACCGAGTCGATCACCGCCGCCTCGCTGGTCGGTCAACTGCCGTGCATCATCGCCATGGACCAGCCGACCGTGCCGAACTTCGCCTGGGCCGGGCATGTGCGCGCGCTCGATGCGCTGCTGCCGGCAGACGCCGTGGCCAAGCTGCTCGAAGGCGGACGCGGAACCTACAAGGGCCAGCTGTATAGCGTGGGCCAGTTCGACGTGGCGCTGGCGCTGTTTTCACGCCGCTCGCAGCTGGGCGCCCTGGGTGTGCGCGTGGCGACGATGGAGCAGCCCTACACGGCGGCCGAGTTCCACGACGTGCTGGCGAAGGTGAAGAAGAGCGGACGCTATCGCTTTCCGCTGGATTTGAACGGCCGCTTCAAGGGCGAGTGGTACAGCTACGCGTTTTCGCCATGGCTGCAAAGCGCCGGCACCGACCTGATAGACCGCGACGGTTATGTGCGCGTCGATGGTGTGTTGAACAGCGATGCGGCGGTCGCCGTCGGCCGCTATTACGGGCGCCTGTTCAAGGACAAGCTGGTCGAGCGGATCCCGGCGGACGACAAGGCTTTCGAACAAGGCCGCTCGCTGTTCCATTACACCGGCTCGTGGAAGGCGCGCGAATACAGCGAACAATTCGGCGACGATCTGGTGGTGATGCCGCCGCCGGATTTCGGCCATGGCCCCAAGATCGGCGCGGCTTCCTGGCAGTGGGGCATCACGCGCAGCTGCCGCCAGCCCGACGGCGCGGCGGCGTTCCTGGCGCACCTGATCTCGCCGGCGGAAATCGCCGCCGCGTCGCGCGACACCGGGCTGGTGCCGGTGAGCGCGGAGGGGGCGGCGCTCACCGAACATTATCGTCCGGGCGGCGACTGGCGCATCTACTTCGAGTTTGCCAAGCGTTATGCGGTGTCGCGGCCGGCCAGCCCGGCGTATCCGGCCATGTCGTCGGCGTTCGAAAAAGCGATGGCCGACATCCGCAGCGGCAAGGACGCCACCGAGGCGTTCGATGAGGCGGTGGAGGCGATGGAACATAACATCTCGCGCAACAACGGCTACGGGTTCGCCGCGCGCAAAACGGGGGGCGGCTTATGA
- a CDS encoding carbohydrate ABC transporter permease, producing the protein MNVKMSRTLRDIALFIGMSAIGIVFIAPLLFMFVSSFKSDNAIFADLNKLSAYLPSAEWSMRNYTSVFEKSDLPSFLLNSTLIAALVVVGGIIINSMLAFSIARMRWRGRNLVLALVVAMVIVPFEVIAIPLLSLVAKLPWPAIEHGQLVMHTGWFNSLHVQVIPFLANAFCVFLFYQFFRDIPPELDEAAKMDGAGPWTVYARIIMPNSGPVIATAAIVLFISAWNQYLWPIMVIQGEAFRPVQPGIQQFFGRTNSWGQIMAYASVITLPVLAVFLAFQRQFVASVAGTGIKG; encoded by the coding sequence ATGAATGTAAAAATGAGCCGGACCTTGCGCGATATCGCGCTGTTCATCGGCATGAGCGCGATCGGCATCGTCTTCATCGCGCCGCTGCTGTTCATGTTCGTATCTTCCTTCAAGAGCGACAACGCGATCTTCGCCGATTTGAACAAATTGTCCGCCTATCTGCCGTCGGCCGAGTGGTCGATGCGGAACTACACGTCGGTGTTCGAAAAGAGCGACCTGCCGTCCTTCCTGCTGAACTCCACGTTGATCGCTGCGCTGGTGGTCGTCGGCGGCATCATCATCAACAGCATGCTGGCGTTTTCGATCGCGCGCATGCGCTGGCGCGGACGCAATCTGGTGCTGGCGCTGGTGGTCGCGATGGTGATCGTGCCGTTCGAGGTGATCGCCATTCCGCTGCTGTCGCTGGTGGCCAAGCTGCCCTGGCCGGCCATCGAGCATGGCCAACTGGTGATGCACACCGGCTGGTTCAACAGCCTGCACGTGCAGGTGATCCCGTTCCTCGCGAACGCCTTTTGCGTCTTCCTGTTTTACCAGTTCTTCCGCGATATCCCGCCGGAGCTGGATGAGGCGGCGAAGATGGACGGTGCCGGGCCTTGGACCGTGTACGCCAGGATCATCATGCCCAATAGCGGTCCGGTGATCGCAACCGCCGCCATCGTGCTGTTCATCTCCGCCTGGAACCAGTATCTGTGGCCGATCATGGTGATACAGGGCGAGGCGTTCCGGCCCGTGCAGCCGGGCATACAGCAATTCTTCGGACGCACCAATTCGTGGGGGCAGATCATGGCCTACGCATCGGTGATTACTTTACCCGTGCTCGCGGTGTTCCTGGCATTCCAGCGGCAGTTCGTCGCCTCGGTCGCCGGGACCGGCATTAAAGGATAA
- a CDS encoding DUF488 domain-containing protein, whose translation MTPELVFTIGHSNRTIEDFIGLLWQNGVGCLIDIRTIPKSRHNPQFGQEQLAASLADAGIEYRYLAGLGGLRRPRADSPNAGWRNLSFRGYADYMQTDEFAVNVDTVIDIARSKPCALMCAEAVPWRCHRSLVADALLLRGVRVDDIIDARGRRPHKLTPFASVEGLQIIYPPESPS comes from the coding sequence ATGACACCTGAGCTCGTCTTCACAATCGGCCATTCCAACCGTACCATCGAAGACTTTATCGGACTGTTGTGGCAGAACGGGGTTGGCTGCCTGATCGACATCCGGACCATTCCCAAATCGCGCCACAATCCGCAGTTCGGCCAGGAGCAGTTGGCGGCATCGCTTGCCGACGCTGGCATCGAATACCGCTACCTGGCCGGCCTTGGCGGCCTGCGCCGTCCGCGCGCCGATTCACCGAACGCCGGCTGGCGCAACCTGTCGTTTCGCGGGTACGCCGACTATATGCAGACCGATGAGTTCGCGGTCAACGTCGATACCGTGATTGACATCGCCCGCAGCAAGCCCTGCGCGCTGATGTGCGCGGAGGCCGTGCCGTGGCGCTGCCACCGCTCGCTCGTGGCCGACGCGTTGCTGCTGCGCGGCGTGCGCGTCGACGACATCATCGATGCGCGCGGCCGGCGTCCGCACAAGCTGACGCCGTTCGCCAGTGTCGAGGGGCTGCAAATTATCTATCCGCCCGAGTCGCCCTCATAG
- a CDS encoding DUF4982 domain-containing protein — MRYLRSLLMLAVVAFSLNAPAHADERAVRERISFNADWRFIKGEPPGTVSDAAFDDSRWRKLDLPHDFGIEGPFKQEYEGETGKLPWWGVAWYRKHFAAPASDAGRRVFIDIDGAMSHATVFLNGQKVGGWPYGYSSFRLELTPYLKPGAQNVLAVRIDNPEDSSRWYPGGGIYRNVWLVKTTPLHVANNGIFVLTPTVSADAATVEIRATLDNQGADAEAKVSTAVYALDAAGRRTGAALAQTAASASAKIVAGKQAIVTQSLQLANPQLWSLRAPKRYVAVTTVTAKDQVVDVVETPFGVRTIAFDAARGFLLNGERVMLQGVSQHHDLGALGAALNVRALERQFEILQEMGVNAIRTTHNPPAPELLELADRMGMLIIVEAFDAWRIPKTKNDYATLFEAWHEKDLRAMVQRDRNHPSVIAWSIGNEIMEQGQPEGWKVAVHLADIVRSEDRSRPTTAGFNKVNSGYDGFQTAIDVFGYNYKPAEYGRLHQSAPYLPLYGSETSSTVSSRGEYFFPVSDDKTKGAFNFQVSSYDLTAPPWAWSPDVEFAGIDNNPFVAGEFVWTGFDYLGEPTPYNDDATNVFNFTDPAQQQAAARELAELRKIKMPSRSSYFGIVDLAGFKKDRFYLYQARWRPELPMAHLLPHWNWPERVGQVTPVHLYTSGDEAELFLDGQSLGRKKRGPRDYRLRWDDVVYKPGTLRAVVYKQGKPWAEDTVRTTGAAAKLKLAADRSALSADGKDLSFVTLTIADKDGLAVPRSHNKVKFTVSGPAELVATDNGDATSHVSFQSPERPAFNGLALAIVRTKGGQGGKIVVTATSEGLGSAEVELNSKP; from the coding sequence ATGAGATATTTACGCTCCCTGTTGATGCTCGCCGTCGTCGCCTTCAGCCTGAACGCTCCCGCCCACGCGGACGAGCGTGCCGTGCGCGAACGGATTTCCTTCAATGCCGACTGGCGCTTTATCAAGGGCGAGCCACCGGGCACCGTGAGCGACGCGGCGTTCGACGACAGCCGCTGGCGCAAACTCGATCTGCCGCACGACTTCGGTATCGAAGGCCCGTTCAAGCAGGAGTACGAGGGCGAGACCGGCAAGCTGCCGTGGTGGGGCGTGGCGTGGTACCGCAAGCACTTCGCTGCCCCGGCCAGTGACGCCGGGCGCCGCGTCTTCATCGATATCGACGGCGCGATGTCGCACGCGACCGTGTTTCTCAACGGGCAGAAGGTCGGCGGCTGGCCTTACGGCTACTCGTCGTTCCGCCTGGAGCTCACGCCGTATCTGAAGCCGGGCGCGCAAAACGTGCTGGCGGTGCGCATCGATAATCCGGAAGATTCGTCGCGCTGGTATCCGGGCGGCGGCATTTACCGCAACGTCTGGCTGGTCAAGACGACGCCGCTGCACGTGGCCAACAACGGCATCTTCGTGCTGACGCCGACCGTTTCCGCCGATGCCGCCACCGTCGAGATCCGCGCGACCCTGGACAACCAGGGCGCCGACGCCGAGGCCAAGGTCAGCACCGCCGTCTACGCGCTGGACGCGGCCGGCCGCCGCACTGGCGCCGCGCTGGCGCAGACCGCCGCATCGGCCAGCGCCAAGATCGTGGCCGGCAAGCAGGCGATCGTGACGCAGTCGCTGCAACTGGCAAATCCTCAATTGTGGAGCCTGCGCGCGCCCAAGCGCTATGTCGCGGTCACCACGGTGACGGCGAAAGACCAGGTGGTCGACGTGGTCGAGACGCCGTTCGGCGTGCGCACCATCGCCTTCGACGCGGCGCGCGGTTTCCTGCTCAACGGCGAGCGCGTGATGCTGCAAGGCGTCAGCCAGCACCACGATCTCGGTGCGCTCGGCGCGGCGCTGAACGTGCGCGCGCTGGAGCGCCAGTTCGAAATTCTGCAGGAGATGGGCGTCAACGCCATCCGCACCACGCACAATCCGCCGGCGCCCGAGCTGCTGGAGCTGGCCGACCGCATGGGCATGCTGATCATCGTCGAAGCGTTCGACGCCTGGCGCATTCCCAAGACGAAGAACGACTATGCCACCCTGTTCGAGGCGTGGCACGAAAAAGACCTGCGCGCGATGGTCCAGCGCGACCGCAACCATCCGAGCGTGATCGCCTGGAGCATCGGCAACGAGATCATGGAGCAGGGCCAGCCGGAAGGTTGGAAAGTCGCCGTCCACCTGGCCGACATCGTCCGCAGCGAGGACCGTTCGCGTCCGACCACGGCTGGCTTCAACAAGGTCAATTCCGGCTATGACGGCTTCCAGACCGCCATCGACGTGTTCGGCTACAACTACAAGCCGGCCGAGTATGGCCGTCTGCATCAGAGCGCGCCGTACCTGCCGCTGTACGGCAGCGAGACCTCGTCCACCGTCAGTTCGCGTGGCGAATACTTCTTCCCCGTCAGCGATGACAAGACCAAGGGCGCGTTCAACTTCCAGGTCAGCAGCTACGATTTGACGGCGCCGCCCTGGGCGTGGTCGCCGGACGTGGAATTCGCCGGGATCGATAACAACCCCTTCGTCGCCGGCGAGTTCGTCTGGACCGGTTTCGATTATCTGGGCGAGCCGACACCGTACAACGACGACGCCACCAATGTGTTCAACTTCACCGATCCGGCGCAGCAGCAGGCAGCCGCCAGGGAGCTGGCCGAGCTTCGCAAGATCAAGATGCCGTCGCGTAGTTCGTACTTCGGCATCGTCGACCTCGCCGGTTTCAAGAAGGACCGGTTCTATTTGTACCAAGCGCGCTGGCGCCCGGAACTGCCGATGGCGCATTTGCTGCCACACTGGAACTGGCCGGAGCGGGTGGGGCAGGTGACGCCGGTGCATCTGTACACGTCGGGCGACGAGGCGGAGTTGTTCCTCGATGGCCAGTCGCTGGGCCGCAAGAAGCGCGGCCCGCGCGACTATCGTCTGCGCTGGGACGATGTGGTGTACAAGCCGGGCACGTTGCGGGCGGTGGTGTACAAGCAGGGCAAGCCGTGGGCGGAGGATACTGTGCGCACCACCGGCGCGGCGGCCAAGCTCAAGTTGGCCGCCGACCGCAGCGCGTTGAGCGCGGACGGCAAGGACTTGTCGTTCGTGACGCTGACGATCGCCGACAAGGACGGGCTGGCGGTGCCGCGCTCGCACAACAAGGTCAAGTTCACCGTCAGCGGTCCGGCAGAGCTGGTCGCCACCGACAATGGCGACGCGACCAGCCACGTGTCGTTTCAATCGCCGGAGCGGCCGGCCTTTAATGGCTTGGCGCTGGCGATCGTGCGTACCAAGGGCGGGCAGGGCGGCAAGATCGTCGTCACCGCCACCAGCGAAGGGCTCGGCAGCGCCGAGGTGGAGTTGAACAGCAAACCTTAG
- a CDS encoding LacI family DNA-binding transcriptional regulator yields MATIHDVAEKAGVSIKTVSRVLNGGTEVSEKTRTRIEQAMRSLEFTPSAAARMLRGRPTGLVAVIAEKLTTTPDSSEIIKGIQLVCEQLGKVMLIGETGGHADVAHRLVADMRERRVEAILFATPFHREVTVESLLGSTPTALANCFEAPGRYTQVVPDDEGGGYAAAQIVLQAGHREIAFLQLIPGMVATELRLRGFERAMREHGVTPDPDWLIHGAEAGDADEFSHLADAVDRLFASDNRPTAILCGNDKMAMRVIFILQRRGLRVPADVSIVGFDDFRLISEALDPGLTTVALPYREIGELSGRHVLEQASAPAATIRVPCVPVMRGTVAAPSASAVKAMQAMKAKR; encoded by the coding sequence GTGGCAACGATTCACGATGTGGCGGAGAAGGCCGGTGTGTCCATCAAGACCGTCTCGCGGGTGCTCAACGGCGGGACCGAGGTGTCGGAAAAGACCCGCACCCGTATCGAGCAGGCCATGCGCAGCCTCGAATTCACGCCCTCGGCTGCCGCGCGCATGCTGCGTGGGCGTCCGACAGGGCTGGTCGCCGTCATCGCCGAAAAGCTGACGACGACGCCGGATTCGTCCGAGATCATCAAGGGCATACAGCTGGTATGCGAGCAGCTTGGCAAGGTGATGCTGATCGGAGAGACCGGCGGCCATGCCGATGTCGCCCACCGCCTGGTGGCCGACATGCGCGAGCGGCGGGTCGAGGCGATCCTGTTCGCCACGCCGTTTCACCGCGAGGTCACTGTCGAATCGCTGCTGGGCAGCACGCCGACGGCGCTGGCCAACTGCTTCGAGGCGCCGGGCCGCTACACGCAGGTGGTGCCGGATGACGAGGGCGGCGGCTACGCGGCCGCGCAAATCGTGCTGCAGGCCGGCCACCGCGAGATCGCCTTCCTCCAACTGATACCCGGCATGGTGGCGACCGAATTGCGCCTGCGCGGCTTCGAGCGCGCGATGCGCGAGCACGGCGTCACGCCGGATCCGGATTGGCTGATCCATGGCGCGGAGGCGGGCGACGCGGACGAGTTTTCGCACCTTGCCGATGCCGTCGACCGCCTCTTCGCCAGCGACAACCGGCCCACCGCCATCCTGTGCGGTAACGACAAGATGGCCATGCGCGTCATTTTCATTTTGCAGCGGCGCGGTTTGCGCGTGCCGGCAGACGTGTCGATTGTCGGCTTCGATGATTTCCGACTGATCTCCGAAGCGCTGGACCCCGGCCTGACCACCGTCGCGCTGCCGTACCGCGAAATCGGCGAGCTGTCCGGCCGCCATGTGCTGGAGCAGGCGTCGGCGCCGGCCGCGACCATCCGCGTGCCGTGCGTGCCGGTGATGCGCGGCACCGTCGCCGCGCCATCGGCCAGCGCGGTCAAGGCCATGCAGGCAATGAAGGCCAAGCGATGA
- a CDS encoding DUF2243 domain-containing protein yields MNNTISSFLTSPWAKWGFVLGFALGGFFDGILLHQVLQWHHFLSLVEGMDDLRLQILWDGYFHVLMYVIAVVGLWGLWRSRNSTTGEWGSVLIGSVLLGFGVWNWVDIVLAHWIMGIHRVRLDRDPLMWDLIWLAAFGVLPMIAAWWVYRTNAARLRNSAVAVMLLTAGAAGAGTWALQPAPDGQFTTVVFGYGAEPRDVFAALKATDARLVWTDREMAVVVVAVAPEHKHQFYRHGAALVGGTVGAVGCVNWTRVQAKI; encoded by the coding sequence ATGAATAACACTATTTCTTCGTTTCTGACGTCGCCTTGGGCGAAGTGGGGATTCGTGCTGGGCTTCGCCCTTGGCGGATTTTTCGACGGCATCCTGCTGCATCAAGTGCTTCAGTGGCACCACTTCCTCAGCCTGGTGGAAGGTATGGACGACCTGCGCCTGCAAATCTTGTGGGACGGCTATTTCCACGTGTTGATGTACGTCATCGCCGTTGTTGGACTGTGGGGCCTGTGGCGCTCCAGAAACTCTACGACTGGAGAATGGGGCAGCGTACTGATCGGTTCTGTATTACTCGGGTTTGGGGTCTGGAACTGGGTGGATATCGTGTTGGCGCACTGGATCATGGGTATCCACCGGGTACGGCTCGACAGAGACCCCTTGATGTGGGATCTCATCTGGCTCGCTGCCTTCGGCGTGCTACCGATGATCGCGGCATGGTGGGTCTACCGAACCAACGCCGCGCGCCTGCGCAACTCTGCGGTAGCGGTGATGCTGCTGACAGCTGGCGCGGCCGGCGCTGGCACCTGGGCGTTGCAGCCAGCGCCTGACGGCCAATTTACCACTGTTGTGTTTGGCTATGGCGCCGAGCCCCGTGACGTCTTCGCCGCCTTAAAGGCAACCGACGCCCGGCTGGTATGGACCGACCGGGAGATGGCTGTGGTGGTGGTAGCCGTCGCTCCGGAACATAAACACCAGTTTTATCGGCATGGTGCGGCCCTCGTTGGGGGCACTGTTGGCGCCGTCGGCTGCGTCAACTGGACCAGGGTTCAAGCAAAAATCTGA
- a CDS encoding TonB-dependent siderophore receptor: MPRTQPTPIARALQAGLAGLFFSGAAGAAETPPPPQPDSALPTVYVTGAQETATGVVAGYAARRSASGTKTDTPIIETPQSITIIGAEQIETLGARTIAEALGYAVGGTLRPERTGDEITLRGFQLLSTFRDGTNYQVNRFDGQQEVYGLERIEVLKGASSILYGMSSPGGVLNTVSKRPTADTLRELNVEAGSFDRKQVSGDFGGKLSEDGAWTYRLTGLQRDSGAFIDYMRDDRTYLAPALTWRPDAATSVTLLSEYQRDRGNYGADDLPAAGTLRPNVHGTIPRERFTGEPDYDHFRIKRYSAGYLVDHAFTDNLKLRHSLRKYHMDQDWASIGTAADYEADQRTIKRFAEDRDEHTNRLNSDTSLQYDWRAAGIAHKTLVGLDYTETKRTSERFDRAVGTIDLYAPVYGGALGPAVYSYGFRTRDKQMGLYFQDQMTFDAKWVLLLGGRQDWVRQTECDFRNPSLCSAEHEKSDALTGRAGLVYLADNGLAPFVGFSQSFAPTSGTDRNGSRFKPTEGEQFEAGVRYQPSSGALMLSAATYQLTQGNVLSQDPLDRRYARQQGEVRSRGVELEARGRIGRNAQVLAAYTYTDARVTKASPLFPEQVGDRTNGVPYNQFSLWGDYSFGDFGVPGLKIGAGARYMGETTSTYTDVVAPAYTVIDAMASYSTGPWRLALNVGNLADKHFYTSCPFACFYGESRNVKASLSYRW; encoded by the coding sequence ATGCCTCGCACCCAACCGACCCCGATCGCACGCGCCCTCCAGGCTGGCCTGGCCGGCCTGTTCTTCTCCGGCGCCGCTGGCGCGGCCGAAACGCCGCCGCCCCCGCAACCCGACAGCGCCCTGCCGACCGTCTACGTGACCGGCGCACAGGAGACGGCCACCGGCGTGGTGGCCGGCTACGCGGCCCGGCGCAGCGCCAGCGGCACCAAGACCGACACCCCGATCATCGAAACGCCGCAGTCGATCACCATCATCGGCGCCGAGCAGATCGAAACGCTCGGCGCCCGCACCATCGCCGAGGCGCTCGGCTACGCGGTCGGCGGCACCCTGCGCCCGGAACGCACGGGCGACGAGATCACGCTGCGCGGCTTCCAGCTGCTGTCGACCTTCCGCGACGGCACCAATTACCAGGTCAACCGCTTCGACGGCCAGCAGGAGGTCTACGGCCTCGAACGCATCGAGGTGCTCAAGGGCGCCTCGTCTATCCTGTACGGTATGTCCTCGCCCGGCGGCGTGCTCAACACCGTGAGCAAGCGGCCGACCGCCGACACGCTGCGCGAACTCAACGTCGAAGCCGGCTCCTTCGACCGCAAGCAGGTCTCGGGCGACTTCGGCGGCAAGCTCAGCGAGGACGGCGCGTGGACCTACCGCCTCACCGGCCTGCAGCGCGACAGCGGCGCTTTCATCGACTACATGCGCGACGACCGCACCTACCTGGCCCCGGCGCTCACATGGCGCCCCGACGCCGCCACGAGCGTGACCTTGCTGTCCGAATACCAGCGCGACCGCGGCAACTACGGCGCCGACGACCTGCCCGCCGCGGGCACCTTGCGCCCGAACGTGCACGGCACGATCCCGCGCGAGCGCTTCACCGGGGAACCGGACTACGACCACTTCCGCATCAAGCGCTACTCGGCCGGCTACCTCGTCGACCACGCGTTCACCGACAACCTCAAGCTGCGCCACAGCCTGCGCAAATACCATATGGACCAGGACTGGGCCTCGATCGGCACGGCCGCCGACTACGAGGCCGACCAGCGCACCATCAAGCGCTTCGCCGAAGACCGCGACGAGCACACCAACCGCCTGAACTCGGACACCTCGCTGCAATACGACTGGCGCGCTGCCGGCATCGCGCACAAAACCCTGGTCGGCCTGGACTACACCGAAACCAAGCGCACCAGCGAGCGCTTCGACCGCGCCGTCGGCACGATCGACCTGTACGCGCCGGTGTACGGCGGCGCGCTCGGTCCGGCCGTCTACTCGTATGGGTTCCGCACCCGCGACAAGCAGATGGGCCTGTACTTCCAGGACCAGATGACGTTCGACGCCAAATGGGTGCTGCTGCTGGGCGGGCGCCAGGACTGGGTGCGCCAGACCGAATGCGACTTCCGCAATCCGTCGCTGTGCTCGGCCGAGCATGAAAAGAGTGACGCCCTCACCGGCCGCGCCGGGCTGGTCTACCTGGCCGACAACGGCCTGGCGCCGTTCGTCGGCTTCAGCCAGTCGTTCGCGCCCACCAGCGGCACCGACCGCAACGGCAGCCGCTTCAAGCCGACCGAGGGCGAGCAGTTCGAAGCGGGCGTGCGCTACCAGCCCTCCAGCGGCGCGCTGATGCTGTCGGCGGCTACCTACCAGCTCACCCAGGGCAACGTGCTGAGCCAGGACCCGCTGGACCGCCGCTACGCGCGGCAGCAGGGCGAGGTGCGCTCGCGTGGTGTCGAGCTCGAGGCGCGCGGACGGATCGGGCGCAACGCCCAGGTGCTTGCCGCCTATACGTACACGGACGCGCGCGTGACCAAGGCCAGCCCGTTGTTCCCCGAGCAGGTCGGCGACCGCACCAACGGCGTGCCGTACAACCAGTTCTCGCTGTGGGGGGATTACAGCTTCGGCGATTTCGGCGTGCCCGGCCTGAAGATCGGCGCCGGCGCCCGCTACATGGGCGAGACCACCAGCACCTACACCGACGTGGTGGCGCCGGCCTACACCGTCATCGACGCCATGGCCAGCTACAGCACCGGCCCGTGGCGCCTGGCGCTCAATGTCGGCAACCTGGCCGACAAGCACTTCTACACCAGCTGCCCGTTCGCCTGCTTCTATGGTGAATCGCGCAATGTGAAGGCATCGCTCAGCTATCGCTGGTAA
- a CDS encoding sugar ABC transporter permease, whose protein sequence is MKTRLGRENPFAVAAFASPALLLFVLFVVLPMLLAAGATMTNHRLMSPEPTRYVGLDNYRRLLALNVAVVEPVRDAQGAAVRDEEGVRYPTWRQVRKDKPALEGYRPAFQIDIGESRVVLAATDPLFYRSLINTFLFAALVLPLQCGVALGLAILVNQKIRGRVFFRTVYFAPVVTSMVVASIVWAFMLNTDRGMLNELLRGLLHDPNAGPDWLGDSRYALPAIALMSAWQGAGFQMLVFLAGLQSISHELYEAATLMGANAWQRFVHVTLPGLRNTIIFVLVSTTLLAFGLFTQVDVMTSGGPLDSTTTVVYHAVRSGFKEQDVGYGSTITLVFFVIVLALSALQRMLVSKGDAK, encoded by the coding sequence ATGAAAACCAGACTTGGCCGCGAAAATCCGTTCGCGGTGGCAGCCTTCGCCTCGCCGGCACTGCTGTTGTTCGTGCTGTTCGTGGTGCTGCCGATGCTGCTCGCCGCCGGCGCGACGATGACCAATCACCGGTTGATGTCGCCCGAGCCGACCAGGTACGTGGGACTCGATAATTACCGGCGCCTGCTGGCGCTGAATGTCGCCGTCGTCGAGCCGGTGCGCGACGCGCAGGGCGCCGCCGTCCGTGACGAGGAGGGCGTACGCTATCCAACGTGGCGGCAGGTCCGCAAGGACAAGCCGGCGCTGGAGGGCTATCGCCCCGCGTTCCAGATCGATATCGGCGAATCGCGCGTCGTACTGGCGGCCACCGATCCCTTGTTCTACCGGTCGCTGATCAACACCTTCCTGTTCGCGGCGCTGGTGCTGCCGTTGCAGTGCGGGGTGGCGCTCGGCCTGGCGATCCTGGTCAACCAGAAGATCCGTGGACGGGTATTTTTCCGCACCGTGTACTTCGCACCGGTGGTGACGTCGATGGTGGTGGCGTCCATCGTGTGGGCGTTCATGCTCAATACGGATCGCGGCATGCTCAATGAACTGCTGCGCGGCCTGCTGCATGACCCCAACGCGGGACCGGACTGGCTGGGCGACAGCCGCTATGCCTTGCCCGCCATCGCTTTGATGTCGGCCTGGCAGGGCGCCGGTTTCCAGATGCTGGTGTTCCTGGCCGGCCTGCAGTCGATCTCCCACGAGTTGTACGAGGCGGCCACGCTGATGGGTGCCAACGCGTGGCAGCGGTTTGTGCATGTCACGTTGCCGGGTCTGCGCAACACCATCATCTTCGTGCTGGTGTCGACCACCTTGCTGGCGTTCGGCCTGTTCACGCAAGTCGATGTAATGACCTCCGGTGGCCCGCTCGATTCGACGACCACGGTGGTCTACCACGCGGTGCGCAGCGGCTTCAAGGAGCAGGATGTGGGCTACGGCTCGACGATCACACTGGTGTTCTTTGTTATCGTGCTGGCGCTGTCGGCGTTGCAGCGGATGCTGGTGTCGAAGGGAGACGCGAAATGA